In Cupriavidus basilensis, one genomic interval encodes:
- the hpaR gene encoding homoprotocatechuate degradation operon regulator HpaR — protein sequence MKPATFRHRNLPHLLLQARETLMAGFRPILRQHGMTEQQWRVVRTLNEQGEMEPNQLADACLILSPSLTRMLSSMEEAGLILRSRSTTDQRRQLISLTDKCRALIAEMEPLIDRRYEQLEQMIGAERLGKVYGAIDELLVSLSERDPQA from the coding sequence ATGAAACCGGCTACCTTTCGCCACCGCAACCTCCCCCACTTGCTGCTGCAAGCCCGCGAAACGCTGATGGCCGGCTTCCGGCCCATCCTGCGCCAGCACGGCATGACCGAGCAGCAATGGCGGGTAGTGCGCACCCTCAACGAGCAAGGCGAGATGGAGCCTAACCAGCTCGCCGATGCCTGCCTGATCCTGAGCCCGAGCCTTACCCGCATGCTGTCGAGCATGGAGGAAGCCGGCCTGATCCTGCGCTCGCGCTCCACCACGGACCAGCGCCGCCAGTTGATCTCGCTGACCGACAAATGTCGTGCCTTGATCGCCGAGATGGAGCCGCTGATCGACCGCCGTTATGAGCAACTCGAGCAGATGATCGGCGCCGAGCGGCTGGGCAAGGTCTATGGCGCGATCGACGAATTGCTGGTAAGCCTCAGCGAACGAGACCCGCAAGCATGA
- the xth gene encoding exodeoxyribonuclease III, whose product MRIATWNVNSLKVRLPQVLDWLSEQEKADTPIDALCLQELKMPDDKYPLAELESAGFHSVFTGQKTYNGVAILARNATMATPTDVVRNIPGFDDPQQRVVAATYGDVRLVCAYFPNGQAPDSDKFTYKLGWLQAITAWLQEEMVKYPKLALLGDFNIAPEDRDVHDPKKWEGQNLVSPPERDAFRALEALGLTDAFRLFEQPEKSFSWWDYRMFAFRRNAGLRIDHILLSPALREACSACVIDRVPRTWEQPSDHTPVVATLDLG is encoded by the coding sequence ATGAGAATCGCAACCTGGAACGTCAACTCGCTCAAGGTCCGGCTACCGCAGGTACTGGACTGGTTGAGCGAGCAGGAAAAGGCCGATACGCCGATCGATGCCCTGTGCCTGCAGGAGCTGAAGATGCCGGACGACAAGTACCCGCTGGCCGAACTGGAAAGCGCTGGCTTCCACAGCGTGTTCACCGGCCAGAAGACATACAACGGCGTGGCGATCCTGGCGCGCAATGCCACCATGGCGACGCCCACCGACGTGGTGCGCAATATCCCTGGCTTCGACGACCCCCAGCAGCGCGTGGTGGCGGCGACCTATGGCGACGTGCGCCTGGTGTGCGCGTACTTCCCCAACGGGCAGGCGCCGGACTCGGACAAGTTCACCTACAAGCTCGGCTGGCTGCAGGCGATCACCGCGTGGCTGCAGGAGGAAATGGTGAAGTACCCGAAGCTTGCGCTGCTGGGTGACTTCAATATCGCGCCCGAAGACCGGGACGTGCACGACCCGAAGAAGTGGGAGGGGCAGAACCTGGTGTCGCCGCCGGAGCGCGATGCGTTCCGGGCGCTGGAGGCACTTGGGCTGACCGACGCATTCCGCCTGTTCGAGCAGCCGGAGAAGAGCTTCTCCTGGTGGGACTACCGCATGTTTGCGTTCCGCCGCAACGCCGGCCTGCGCATCGACCACATCCTGCTGTCGCCGGCCCTGCGCGAGGCGTGCAGCGCCTGCGTGATCGATCGCGTGCCGCGCACCTGGGAGCAGCCTTCGGACCACACGCCGGTGGTGGCCACGCTCGACCTGGGCTGA
- the hutC gene encoding histidine utilization repressor, whose amino-acid sequence MTYLPPAAAYAHIKNYLKDGLSAGRWPPGTLMPSESELVTQFRVSRMTANRAVRELQAEGLVERVQGVGTFATQPYRASSTLTIRDLHDEITERGHRHRSDVHMARAEVVTEALAPRLGLPVGSKVFHTLIVHSENGVPLLCEDRYVNPARAPDYLDVDFTKTTPTNYLLTVAPLWEAQYSIEAQLPTEQEAELLGIKPSEPCLIVIRRTESQGSPITLARLVHPGSRYAIEGSFKP is encoded by the coding sequence ATGACCTACCTGCCACCCGCCGCCGCCTACGCGCACATCAAGAACTACCTGAAGGACGGACTCAGCGCCGGACGCTGGCCACCCGGCACGCTGATGCCATCGGAATCCGAGCTGGTCACCCAGTTCCGCGTCAGCCGCATGACCGCCAACCGGGCGGTGCGGGAACTGCAGGCCGAAGGCCTGGTGGAGCGTGTGCAGGGCGTTGGCACGTTCGCCACCCAGCCCTATCGCGCATCGTCCACGCTGACCATCCGCGACCTGCACGACGAGATCACGGAGCGAGGCCACCGCCACCGCTCCGACGTGCACATGGCGCGCGCCGAAGTCGTCACCGAGGCATTGGCGCCGCGCCTCGGGTTGCCCGTCGGCAGCAAGGTCTTCCACACCTTGATCGTGCATAGCGAGAACGGCGTGCCGCTGCTGTGCGAGGATCGCTACGTCAACCCGGCCCGTGCGCCTGACTATCTCGACGTGGATTTCACCAAGACCACGCCCACCAATTACCTGCTGACCGTGGCACCGCTATGGGAGGCGCAATACTCCATCGAGGCGCAGTTGCCCACCGAGCAAGAGGCCGAGCTGCTGGGCATCAAGCCAAGCGAGCCCTGCCTGATCGTGATCCGCCGCACCGAAAGCCAGGGCTCGCCGATCACGCTGGCGCGGCTGGTGCATCCGGGATCGCGTTATGCCATCGAGGGCTCGTTCAAGCCGTAG
- a CDS encoding MFS transporter, with protein sequence MNIFPGWYVVGATHVLLALIFGAAYSFGAFFASIQEGFGVGSSSAASVFSFTALIYYVVGVFSGSLADRISTRRVIAMGIVSLALGFAIASIVSDSLAGFLVAFCSLVGLGVGLVYVPAVTAVQRWFVRHRSRASGLALAGTGLGTFIGPVAAGLLMEHMSWQATMRCFALAIAVVGLAMAMLLKGRPEEAGLYPDGAPAAPGAAHLPPPSGLSLAQAVRGGRFWWYFGAILLGSVGLFAALVHIHPYARQHGLSSTAGNLLIGLVGAGNILGRLLLGGLGDRLGPGRLLMCLTLMLALLNGVWLGATSFPALALFAVLFGAANGGCISLYPALAATWFGTANLGAILGALYVAVGIAAMAGGSLAGWLFDAYGNYSVAIAVSAGCALLSTACIARASRHEKSGSDRAA encoded by the coding sequence ATGAACATATTCCCGGGCTGGTATGTGGTGGGCGCGACACACGTGCTGCTGGCGCTGATATTTGGCGCCGCATACTCGTTTGGCGCATTTTTCGCGAGCATCCAGGAAGGCTTCGGGGTGGGGAGTTCGTCGGCGGCTTCCGTGTTCTCGTTTACCGCGCTGATTTACTACGTGGTGGGCGTATTCTCCGGGTCCCTGGCCGACCGGATTTCCACCCGCCGGGTCATCGCGATGGGCATTGTGTCGCTGGCGCTGGGATTTGCCATCGCCAGCATCGTCTCGGATTCGCTGGCGGGGTTCCTGGTTGCCTTCTGCTCGCTGGTGGGCCTGGGCGTTGGCCTGGTCTACGTGCCGGCGGTGACGGCGGTGCAGCGCTGGTTCGTCAGGCACCGCAGCCGGGCGTCGGGCCTTGCGCTGGCGGGCACCGGGCTTGGCACGTTCATCGGACCGGTGGCGGCGGGCCTGCTGATGGAGCATATGAGCTGGCAGGCGACAATGCGCTGCTTCGCGCTGGCCATCGCCGTGGTCGGGCTGGCAATGGCAATGCTGCTAAAGGGGCGCCCGGAAGAGGCCGGCCTGTATCCCGATGGCGCGCCTGCGGCGCCTGGCGCAGCCCATTTGCCCCCGCCATCCGGGCTCAGCCTGGCGCAGGCCGTGCGCGGCGGGCGATTCTGGTGGTACTTCGGCGCCATCCTGCTGGGCTCGGTTGGCCTGTTCGCCGCGCTGGTCCATATCCATCCGTACGCGCGGCAGCACGGTTTGTCGTCCACGGCCGGGAATCTGCTGATCGGGCTGGTGGGTGCCGGCAATATCCTGGGGCGCCTGTTGCTGGGCGGGCTCGGCGACAGGCTGGGTCCAGGGCGGCTGCTTATGTGCCTGACGCTGATGCTCGCGCTGCTCAACGGCGTGTGGCTTGGGGCCACGAGCTTCCCGGCGCTGGCGCTGTTTGCCGTCCTGTTTGGCGCGGCTAACGGCGGTTGCATTTCCTTGTACCCGGCGCTGGCCGCGACATGGTTCGGCACGGCCAACCTCGGGGCGATCCTGGGTGCGCTGTATGTCGCGGTGGGCATTGCGGCGATGGCGGGCGGCAGCCTGGCTGGCTGGCTCTTCGATGCCTACGGCAATTATTCGGTGGCGATTGCGGTGAGCGCGGGCTGCGCGTTGCTGTCGACCGCCTGCATTGCACGCGCGAGCCGCCATGAAAAAAGCGGCTCAGACCGAGCCGCCTAA
- a CDS encoding M3 family metallopeptidase, with protein MDQAANQANAANHANGDNPLLDFTDLPRFSEIRPEHIGPALDVLLATAQAAVDRAEDPATEATWANAVEALEAATEPLGRAWGVVGHLSAVADTPPLRQAHSDNLPRMTEFWSSLGQSLALYDKYKAIAASPEFATMSTARRQLMENELRGFRLGGAELPEDKKPRFAAIQEQQAQLSKAFSDHVLDATNAYALLIEDESRLSGIPEDALEAARHAAEKDGKPGWKFTLHFPSYFPVLQYADDRALRQTMYEASVTRASELAEQYGQGKAEWDNTANMREQLALRREEAQLLGYATFGEVSLVPKMAESPAEVLRFLDELAAKARPYAEKDWAELKAFAASELGLSDLSPWDVAYASEKLREQRYAFSEQEVKQYFPEPQVLKGLFGVVEKLFSVRIEADQAQTWHEDARFFRVVSPEGELLAQFYIDLYAREGKRGGAWMDDARGRKLLDGGRVQTPVAYLTCNFTAPVGGKPAVFTHDEVITLFHEFGHGLHHMLTQVGELGVSGINGVEWDAVELPSQFMENFCWEYEVLADMTAHVDTGEPLPRELFERMLAAKNFQNGMMTLRQIVFSSFDMHLHTSFDPAGEKSVLALSREINDRTHVVPQHPLSRWPNTFSHIFAGGYAAGYYSYKWAEVLSADVYAAFEEAAKLSGTVLDAETGARYRREILSVGGSRPAMESFTAFRGRAPQIDALLRHGGMAVA; from the coding sequence ATGGATCAAGCCGCCAACCAAGCCAACGCTGCAAATCACGCAAACGGCGACAATCCGCTGCTGGATTTCACCGACCTGCCGCGTTTCTCCGAGATCCGCCCCGAGCACATCGGCCCGGCGCTGGACGTGCTGCTGGCGACCGCGCAAGCCGCCGTCGACCGCGCCGAGGACCCGGCCACCGAAGCCACCTGGGCCAATGCCGTGGAAGCGCTGGAAGCCGCCACCGAGCCGCTGGGACGCGCCTGGGGCGTGGTGGGCCACCTGAGCGCGGTGGCGGATACGCCGCCCTTGCGCCAGGCGCATAGCGACAACCTGCCGCGCATGACCGAGTTCTGGTCGTCGCTGGGCCAGAGCCTGGCGCTCTATGACAAGTACAAGGCCATCGCCGCGAGCCCCGAATTCGCCACCATGAGCACGGCTCGGCGCCAACTGATGGAAAACGAGTTGCGCGGTTTCCGCCTGGGCGGCGCCGAACTGCCCGAAGACAAGAAGCCCCGCTTTGCCGCGATCCAGGAGCAGCAGGCCCAGTTGTCCAAGGCCTTCTCCGACCACGTGCTCGATGCCACCAATGCCTACGCGCTGCTGATCGAGGACGAAAGCCGCCTGAGCGGCATCCCGGAAGACGCGCTGGAGGCCGCGCGCCATGCCGCTGAAAAAGACGGCAAGCCGGGCTGGAAATTCACCCTGCACTTCCCCTCCTACTTCCCGGTGCTGCAATACGCGGACGACCGCGCGTTGCGCCAGACCATGTACGAAGCCAGCGTCACCCGCGCCTCGGAACTGGCCGAGCAGTACGGCCAGGGCAAGGCCGAGTGGGACAACACGGCCAATATGCGCGAGCAGCTCGCGCTGCGCCGCGAAGAAGCGCAGTTGCTCGGCTACGCCACTTTCGGCGAGGTCTCGCTGGTGCCCAAGATGGCGGAATCCCCGGCCGAAGTGCTGCGCTTCCTGGACGAACTGGCCGCCAAGGCGCGTCCGTACGCCGAGAAGGACTGGGCAGAGCTAAAGGCATTCGCCGCAAGCGAGCTGGGCCTGAGCGACCTCTCGCCCTGGGACGTAGCCTACGCGTCGGAAAAGCTGCGCGAGCAGCGCTACGCCTTCTCCGAGCAGGAGGTAAAGCAATACTTCCCCGAGCCGCAGGTGCTCAAGGGCTTGTTCGGCGTGGTGGAGAAGCTGTTCTCGGTGCGCATCGAAGCCGACCAGGCCCAGACGTGGCACGAAGACGCGCGCTTCTTCCGCGTCGTTTCACCCGAGGGCGAGCTGCTGGCGCAGTTCTACATCGACCTTTACGCCCGCGAAGGCAAGCGCGGCGGCGCGTGGATGGATGACGCCCGGGGCCGCAAGCTGCTGGACGGCGGCCGCGTGCAAACCCCGGTGGCCTACCTGACCTGCAACTTCACGGCGCCGGTGGGTGGCAAGCCCGCGGTCTTCACCCACGACGAAGTGATTACGCTGTTCCACGAATTCGGCCACGGCCTGCACCATATGCTCACCCAGGTCGGCGAGCTCGGCGTGTCCGGCATCAATGGCGTGGAATGGGATGCCGTTGAGCTGCCCTCGCAGTTCATGGAGAACTTCTGCTGGGAGTATGAGGTGCTGGCCGACATGACCGCGCACGTCGACACCGGCGAGCCGCTTCCGCGCGAGCTGTTCGAGCGCATGCTGGCCGCGAAGAACTTCCAGAACGGCATGATGACGCTGCGCCAGATCGTGTTCTCGTCCTTCGACATGCACCTGCACACCAGCTTCGACCCCGCGGGCGAGAAGTCCGTGCTGGCGCTGTCCAGGGAGATCAACGATCGCACCCATGTGGTGCCGCAGCACCCGCTGTCGCGCTGGCCGAACACCTTCAGCCATATCTTTGCCGGCGGCTATGCGGCGGGCTACTACAGCTACAAGTGGGCCGAAGTGCTGTCCGCCGACGTCTACGCGGCGTTCGAGGAAGCCGCGAAGCTCTCCGGCACCGTGCTCGACGCCGAGACCGGCGCACGCTACCGCAGGGAAATCCTGTCGGTGGGCGGCAGCCGGCCGGCCATGGAATCGTTCACCGCGTTCCGCGGCCGCGCGCCACAGATCGACGCACTGCTGCGGCATGGCGGCATGGCGGTGGCTTAA
- the folD gene encoding bifunctional methylenetetrahydrofolate dehydrogenase/methenyltetrahydrofolate cyclohydrolase FolD, with amino-acid sequence MPAQLIDGNALAKQLRTEAAQRAARLTERGHRPGLAVVLVGEDPASQVYVRNKVKACDDNGFHSSLDRYPADLSEADLLARIDALNRDPHIHGILVQLPLPKHIDSHKVLEAIAPEKDVDGFHVANAGALMTGAPLFRPCTPYGCMKMLESVDFPLRGARAVVVGASNIVGKPMAMLLLQAGATVTICNSKTRDLSAHTRDADVIVAAVGRRNIITADMVKPGAAVIDVGMNRDDNGKLCGDVDFNGVKEVAGYITPVPGGVGPMTITMLLINTLEAAERAAG; translated from the coding sequence ATGCCAGCCCAACTCATCGACGGCAACGCCCTTGCCAAGCAACTCCGCACCGAAGCCGCCCAGCGCGCCGCCCGCCTGACCGAACGCGGCCACCGGCCCGGCCTGGCCGTGGTCCTGGTGGGCGAAGACCCGGCAAGCCAGGTCTATGTGCGTAACAAGGTCAAGGCCTGCGACGACAATGGCTTTCATTCCTCGCTCGACCGCTACCCCGCCGACCTGTCCGAGGCCGACCTGCTGGCCCGCATCGATGCCCTGAACCGCGACCCGCACATCCACGGCATCCTGGTGCAGTTGCCGCTGCCCAAGCATATCGACAGCCACAAAGTGCTCGAAGCGATCGCCCCGGAAAAAGACGTGGACGGCTTCCACGTGGCCAATGCCGGCGCCCTGATGACCGGCGCCCCGCTGTTCCGTCCGTGCACGCCTTATGGCTGCATGAAAATGCTGGAATCGGTCGATTTCCCGCTGCGCGGCGCCCGCGCGGTGGTGGTCGGCGCCTCCAACATCGTCGGCAAGCCGATGGCGATGCTGCTGCTGCAGGCCGGCGCCACCGTCACCATCTGCAACAGCAAGACGCGCGACCTGAGCGCCCATACCCGCGACGCGGACGTGATCGTGGCCGCCGTGGGCCGGCGCAACATCATCACCGCTGACATGGTCAAGCCCGGTGCAGCCGTGATCGACGTGGGCATGAACCGCGACGACAATGGCAAGCTGTGCGGCGATGTCGACTTCAACGGCGTCAAGGAAGTCGCCGGCTACATCACCCCTGTGCCGGGCGGCGTTGGCCCGATGACCATTACGATGCTGCTGATCAATACGCTGGAAGCCGCCGAGCGCGCAGCCGGCTGA
- a CDS encoding response regulator transcription factor — MTVTPNPTSHRGETVFIVDDDEAMRDSLTWLLEGNGYQVRSFTSAEQFLSAYDSGQVSCLILDVRMPGMSGPELQERMIAENINIPIVFITGHGDVPMAVSTMKKGAIDFIEKPFDESELRSLVERMLQKARTDHSAAREQRAAKDLLGKLTTREQQVLERIVAGRLNKQIADDLGISIKTVEAHRANIMEKLNVNTVADLLRLALSKSS, encoded by the coding sequence ATGACTGTAACGCCAAACCCCACCTCCCACCGCGGCGAGACCGTCTTCATCGTCGACGACGATGAAGCCATGCGCGACTCGCTGACCTGGCTGCTGGAGGGCAATGGCTACCAGGTTCGCAGCTTTACCAGCGCCGAACAGTTCCTTTCCGCCTACGACTCGGGCCAGGTCTCCTGCCTGATCCTGGACGTGCGGATGCCGGGCATGAGCGGGCCCGAGCTGCAGGAACGCATGATCGCGGAAAACATCAATATCCCGATCGTCTTCATCACCGGCCACGGCGATGTGCCGATGGCAGTCTCCACCATGAAGAAGGGCGCAATCGACTTCATCGAAAAGCCGTTCGATGAGTCCGAACTGCGATCGCTGGTGGAGCGCATGCTGCAAAAGGCCCGCACCGACCATTCCGCCGCCCGCGAGCAGCGCGCCGCCAAGGACCTGCTGGGCAAGCTCACCACGCGCGAGCAGCAGGTGCTGGAGCGCATCGTAGCCGGCCGGCTGAACAAGCAGATTGCCGACGACCTGGGCATTTCCATCAAGACCGTGGAGGCGCACCGCGCCAACATCATGGAAAAGCTCAACGTCAACACCGTGGCCGACCTGCTTCGCCTGGCCCTGTCCAAGAGCAGTTGA
- a CDS encoding PAS domain S-box protein has translation MPSLKDFFSHLRAAVVPPSASGSAKASGSDPTLVAPPNPLTPLDTLGHVDEPAAVNGPPRGLWWLRWRNLVATSWFMFIPLVAIVLFTVAMGVILWSLHETERQQQRDALYRDAAWAQQRVRLSLLSNQDQLASLARDIAAAQLDQGAYRTAAQEILRENPEIVFVNWLDATRRGRWSLPSTSEFASRLRETQDQPLEPEVLDTFDSARETQRVVYSRPLVNDRGDSFMLMEVPIVRDNEFLGTLGALYSINGILTHLLPPELTERYRFSLIDKNNQIRASTSLRPVPGNALSYEVLLDPPGHSLSLRADAYPPASNLPNNMLLWLVVGLSCFLLWSLWSMWRHTSRRSEAQRALLAETSFRRAMENSMLIGLRALDLNGRITYVNPAFCRMTGWQDSDLVGRVPPFPYWPPNDHQEMQKQIDLTLQGKSPASGYEMRAMRRDGSSFYARMYVSPLVDSRGRHTGWMASMTDITEPKRAREELAAAHDRFTTVLESLDAAVSVLATDKPELLFANRYYRQLFGWEAEGHLKLAGGEVDKEQVSSDATDFVDAYAGLPASELMPYSSDAREVFVPDMQKWFEVRRRYIQWVDGHLAQMQIATDITVRKAAEEMARQHEERLQFTSRLTTMGEMASSLAHELNQPLAAINNYCMGAVARLRSGRSTAEDLIPILEKTSAQAVRAGTIISRIRGFVKRSQPQRREAALHDIVADAVGLADLEATRRRVTILTRLPPPPVVLFVDPVLIEQVLVNLLKNAVEAMAGLPALRATGVVRLHARIEPGEIGPNMRIDVIDQGPGVDEATKERLFEPFFSTKSDGMGMGLNICRSIIESHQGRLWVENNADGIGCTFKIMLPLQPALIDQ, from the coding sequence ATGCCGTCCCTCAAAGATTTCTTTTCCCACCTCCGCGCCGCAGTCGTCCCTCCCTCCGCTTCCGGCTCCGCCAAGGCGAGCGGCAGCGACCCTACGCTGGTCGCCCCGCCCAACCCGCTGACGCCCCTCGATACGCTTGGCCACGTGGACGAGCCCGCCGCCGTCAACGGGCCGCCGCGCGGATTGTGGTGGCTGCGCTGGCGCAACCTGGTGGCAACCAGCTGGTTCATGTTCATCCCGCTGGTGGCAATCGTGCTGTTCACGGTGGCAATGGGCGTGATCCTGTGGTCGCTTCATGAAACCGAGCGCCAGCAGCAACGCGACGCGCTTTATCGCGACGCGGCCTGGGCCCAGCAGCGCGTGCGCCTGTCCCTGCTGAGCAACCAGGACCAGCTGGCCTCGCTGGCGCGCGACATCGCCGCCGCCCAGCTGGACCAGGGCGCCTACCGCACCGCCGCGCAGGAAATCCTGCGCGAGAACCCGGAAATCGTCTTCGTCAACTGGCTGGACGCGACCCGGCGCGGGCGCTGGTCGCTGCCGTCCACCTCCGAATTCGCCAGCCGGCTGCGCGAAACCCAGGACCAGCCGCTGGAGCCCGAGGTGCTCGATACCTTCGACTCCGCCCGCGAAACCCAGCGCGTGGTGTACTCGCGCCCGCTGGTCAACGACCGCGGCGACAGCTTCATGCTGATGGAGGTGCCGATCGTGCGGGACAACGAGTTCCTCGGCACCCTGGGCGCGCTCTACTCCATCAACGGCATCCTGACCCACCTGCTGCCGCCGGAGCTGACCGAGCGCTACCGCTTCTCGCTGATCGACAAGAACAACCAGATCCGCGCCAGCACTTCGTTGCGGCCGGTGCCGGGCAACGCGCTGTCCTACGAGGTGTTGCTGGACCCGCCGGGGCACTCGCTGTCGCTGCGCGCCGACGCCTACCCGCCCGCCTCCAACCTGCCCAACAACATGCTGCTGTGGCTGGTGGTGGGGCTGTCGTGCTTCCTCTTGTGGAGCCTGTGGAGCATGTGGCGCCACACCAGCCGGCGCTCCGAGGCGCAGCGCGCCCTGCTGGCCGAGACGTCATTTCGCCGCGCGATGGAAAACTCGATGCTGATCGGGTTGCGTGCGCTCGACCTGAACGGCCGCATCACCTACGTCAATCCCGCCTTCTGCCGCATGACCGGCTGGCAGGACAGCGACCTGGTCGGCCGCGTTCCGCCCTTCCCCTACTGGCCGCCCAACGACCATCAGGAGATGCAAAAGCAGATCGACCTGACGCTACAGGGCAAGTCCCCGGCCAGCGGCTATGAGATGCGCGCCATGCGGCGCGACGGCAGCAGCTTCTACGCCCGCATGTATGTCTCGCCGCTGGTGGACAGCCGCGGCAGGCACACCGGCTGGATGGCCTCGATGACGGACATCACCGAGCCCAAGCGCGCCCGCGAGGAACTCGCCGCCGCCCACGACCGCTTCACCACGGTGCTGGAAAGCCTGGACGCCGCGGTGTCCGTGCTGGCCACCGACAAGCCCGAATTGCTGTTCGCCAACCGCTACTACCGTCAGTTGTTCGGCTGGGAAGCCGAGGGCCACCTGAAGCTGGCCGGCGGCGAGGTCGACAAGGAGCAGGTCTCCAGCGACGCCACCGACTTCGTCGACGCCTACGCCGGCCTGCCTGCCTCGGAGCTGATGCCCTACTCCTCGGACGCGCGGGAAGTCTTCGTGCCCGACATGCAGAAATGGTTCGAAGTGCGCCGCCGCTACATTCAGTGGGTCGACGGCCACCTGGCGCAGATGCAGATCGCCACCGATATCACGGTGCGCAAGGCCGCCGAGGAAATGGCGCGCCAGCATGAGGAACGGCTGCAGTTCACCAGCCGCCTGACCACCATGGGCGAGATGGCGTCGTCGCTCGCGCATGAGCTGAACCAGCCGCTGGCGGCCATCAACAACTACTGCATGGGCGCGGTGGCCCGGCTGCGCTCCGGGCGCAGCACCGCCGAGGACCTGATCCCGATCCTGGAAAAGACCTCGGCGCAGGCGGTGCGCGCCGGCACCATCATCAGCCGCATCCGGGGCTTCGTGAAACGCAGCCAGCCCCAGCGCCGCGAAGCCGCGCTGCACGACATCGTGGCCGACGCGGTCGGGCTGGCCGACCTGGAGGCCACCCGCCGCCGCGTCACCATCCTGACCCGGCTGCCGCCGCCGCCAGTGGTGCTGTTCGTCGATCCGGTGCTGATCGAGCAGGTGCTGGTCAACCTGCTCAAGAATGCCGTCGAGGCCATGGCCGGGCTGCCCGCGCTGCGCGCCACCGGCGTGGTGCGCCTGCACGCGCGCATCGAGCCGGGCGAGATCGGCCCGAATATGCGCATCGACGTGATCGACCAGGGTCCTGGCGTTGACGAGGCCACGAAGGAACGCCTGTTTGAACCGTTCTTCAGCACCAAGTCCGACGGCATGGGCATGGGGCTGAATATCTGCCGCTCCATCATCGAGTCCCACCAGGGGCGCCTGTGGGTGGAGAACAATGCCGACGGCATCGGCTGCACGTTCAAGATCATGCTGCCGCTGCAGCCGGCGCTGATCGACCAATAA